The DNA sequence tggtcctcttactgttggggattctgtgatgaagaatgatatgaccgctgcggtagtggccaggaaccttctcactcccaaagataacagactactttccaaacggtctgatgagttggctgttaaggattctctggctctcagtgttcggtgtgcaggttctgtgtctaacatggcccaacgcttatttgctcgaacccgccaagttgaatcattggcggctgaagtgatgagtctcaaacaggagattagagggctcaagcatgagaataaacagttgcaccggctcgcacatgactatgctacaaacatgaagaggaagcttgaccagatgaaggaatctgatggtcaggttttacttgatcatcagagatttgtgggtttgttccaaaggcatttattgccttcgtcttctggggctgtaccgcgtaatgaagctccaaatgatcaacctctgctgcctcctccttctagggttctgtccagtactgaggctccaaatgatccccctccagtgcctgctctttctggggctctaccgactactgagacttctcctaagcaacctttgtgaaggctccctcttgtttgtttattttgactcatgtatatgtacatatttgtgacttatcagggatatcaataaatagctttccttcatttcaacgtattgtgttgaatacaccaaagccttcttcgctaagttctctgaattttcttttgttgaagcttgtatgttgaagctttgtgagtggaacatgtaggttgaggtagtattcccttaatttcccgagtgaggaaaacttctcggttggagacttggaaaatccaagtcactgagtgggatcggctatatgaatctttgaatgccattgtgctcggtcctgtgtcatgtcctccgttagatccaagtactctaagtcttttcttagagtctcttccaaagttttcctaggtcttcctctaccccttcggccctgaacctctgtcccatagtcgcatcttctaatcggagcgtcagtaggccttctttgcacatgtccaaaccaccgtaatcgattttctctcatctttccttcaatttcggctactcctactttaccccggatatcctcattcctaatcttatcctttcttgtgtgcccacacatccaacaaagcatcctcatctccgctacacccattttgtgtacgtgttgatgcttcaccgcccaacattcacCGCCCAACATATCTGGACTTAATTTTGCTGCCTTTATATTTGAAACTATAACCACTTAATAGTTCTAGCAAAACCGCAGTTATTATTTCATTAAGATTTCACTTATCTTTTGGATTAATAAAATTGGACAACGCGATGGTTCTTTCATTGGACTTGATTCCCTTCAATACACTCACTCTAAATAATttttaagattttgtggttGGTTGATTGACTGATTGCAGAGAGTTTAGTTTAGTTTATGCAGTCATAGTTAGAATCTGTATCATTCTATTTGTTATTATTGTAGGTGTTGGCTATGCTGTAGGACAGGGAGATGAAATTGAAATACTGTCAGAAGTCTGGAGATGATCCAGATGCTATTATagtatttttctggaaattttgttttccttcttGTAACAACACATGGATTTTTCTTTGTTATGTTTGTTTGAGCTCTTTGGATCCTTTTTATCTCCATGGCCGGAGTGAAGCAAGTAACATTGCTCATTTCCTATTATCTCTGCGTCCAGGGTCTAAGATGGCATGCAAAGCGACTCAGAATAGACGAAGATGGAGATGTAGCAGACGAGTTCCTTGATAAGGTCTTCCCAGGGATGTCAATCGGTACAGAAAATAATAGGGCGTTACCAAGGTTTGAAGTGAAACACAATACGAAGCCAGCTAAAGTGAAGACTCAAGCCTTGCATGATGGGAATATCTGACAGCACGTGGAATACCAGGATAGATCGCAGTGGAGATGAAGACTCCTATAACAGGTCATCAAGTCTGGGGGTTTTCGATTAATTTTCGTGGTCTGTTAACTTTTTCAGTGAATTTGTCAACCGTGTTCTGGTGCAGTTAAGAAATGTGGAAGACTACATCCCATTGTATTAAATACCTAAGGTTTATGGTATGAAAGTTGTATCCTTGAAAGGTTTTGGGTTGTACTGTTGGTTGGAAACAAAGTATCTTGGACCTGTGTTTGTGGATTTGCATGTAGGAGTCGAATGTATACATTTATAATTCAGTAATATACGCAGGTAGTGGAAATGCTAATTCTGTGTTCCTTTGTTTTCTGTGATCAACATCGATACGTAGTTTCATTCATTCTTTGTGGTATTACCCCTTCTGTCTTCAGAACATTCCtgtttatttttattgcttGATCATTTATCTTCTAACTCATTCATTCAATTCAAGATGAGGAATTAAGAGGGTTTTGCACAGGAAGAAAATGGGTGTATGAAAATCATTTTCCTAGTAGAAAATTCTTGGTAATGGTGGGTTTTCGGCCTCACTTCGGGCTTCATTTTCTCCTTCAAAGCTGTATTCTCTCTTTCTCCAGCCTTTGCGTAGATCATTTCCAGTAATTTTATTAGACTTGGGAGCTGTAGGATAGTTTCTAATGTACATTTTACATTGTATGACCGATTTCAGGTTTTGGTTTTTAGGATTGTGTTACTTTGTCGGACATCTTGTTCACTGtaatttgtattttgtttttggcGCTTTAGTGTCGGTTGTCATTGGTATATGATTTTCTCAGGAGTCGTTTAATAATTACTTAGCGGTTGTTTAGTACTCCATTTGAATCCAATATTTTAGACTCAAAATTACTTTTTAAGTTTTACACCTTGAATATTTGTTTGGTTGGACTGTTTTCAAAAAttgaactcaaaactaacttaaaaattaGCCATCTTCTAGAAAACACAAAAAGgagtttttagaacttttaaaCTATGTAAACCACCACTACTTTCTCTCTTTTCACCGATCTTTCTCTACTAGCTCTATATTTCTatcttgtctttctctttccttccttatcctctctctcatttctcatcCGGCCTTTCTTTGGATCTCTTTGTCTCTCCAATTGAATTAGGTAGTAATTTCAAAATCCACAAGAAATTATTGTaggttattttttttcttttctttttaatattaaaatttgaagACAACTTTAAAtctcataccaaacaagtttgtGGATCTTAAAAAACATTGTTTTTGAAAGATGCTCTTAAAAAATGTTct is a window from the Malus domestica chromosome 16, GDT2T_hap1 genome containing:
- the LOC139192812 gene encoding uncharacterized protein, whose product is MSGPSDRRFDLNLVEEAATPSPDNIWRPSFVSPTGPLTVGDSVMKNDMTAAVVARNLLTPKDNRLLSKRSDELAVKDSLALSVRCAGSVSNMAQRLFARTRQVESLAAEVMSLKQEIRGLKHENKQLHRLAHDYATNMKRKLDQMKESDGQVLLDHQRFVGLFQRHLLPSSSGAVPRNEAPNDQPLLPPPSRVLSSTEAPNDPPPVPALSGALPTTETSPKQPL